The genomic stretch AACATCTGCTGAGTACTCCTCAAAACTCTCAAGATCATCCTAAACAAAGAAATGTTAAACCTAAGAGGAACCCAAGGAGACATTACAACTAAAGGTTAGGATAATTTCCTGGCCAGGATCCTGCAGTGGGAAAAACCTATACAAATCTGAGTAAAGTATGGACTTTAGTTGATAATAAATAATGCATCAATACTTCCTCATTAATTGTAATAAATGTATCATATTAATGTAAGATATTAGGAACAGGGGAAACTGGGTGAGGGCATATGACAATTCTGCTATTTTCACAAATATTATTCAAATCTTAAAGGGTCAAAAAGGAAAAGGTCAAGATAAACTCTGTTGATAGttgcaaaataaaaaagacaaggaaacttTGGGCAAAAGATACTgggtatgttaaaaaaaaaaaggaaatagaaaggaaACCAAACACAAGCACACAGAACCTGAAAGTGTGAAACAGCCCTACCTAAGTAATCTTCACATTTTCCTCTCCCTTAACTTCCAATCCTATATAACATACTAACCTGGCCTCTTCCACCACAGAAACATCTCTGGATCCACTTTTTTCCCAAGCCCCACAAACACTGCCCTGATCCAAACTCATGGATATTTTGCCTGGATATGGCAAGAGCCACCAACAGAGGCCAGGGATAGACCTGGAACCCAGTACTTCCTCAAAAACCACTTTAAGACCTCTGCCAGTGTTATTTGCCTCAGAAGAAGTATGTCAAGATCCAGGCAGGGGTCAGTGTCTTGCCAAAGATACAAGGGTCCAAAGCAAACCTTTACCTGTACGTATgtgtgagcatgctcagtcactcagtcacgtccgattctttgctaccccatggactgtagccccttgggcttctctgtccatgggatttcccaggtaagaatactggagtaggctgccatttcctcctccagagtatctttccacccaaggatcgaacttgagtctcctacactgcaggcagattctttaacactgagcttCCAGAGAAGCCATTAGGAAACACACAGACTTCTCAGAGGAGCAGAACATTCACTGAGAGTCCTTAACCCAGGGAGATGCCTGTCCAATCTGTGGTGCCCTGGGCAAGATCAGCTTGGGAACAGGGTGGTGTGTGTCCACACAGAAGCTGCTGCTAAAGATGCTGGATCTTGGAAATTAGGTCCAGATAAgtcagtgggggcagggggcagtttGGGCCTCCTAGCAACCAAAGGCCTGAGGTTCTTATGTACCCAGAGCAAGAACCCAACCACACCTAACAGTCATATCTAATGAGGGGCATGAGGAGTACATGTTATGAGAGCTGTCACGTATCCATCCTGGACTGCCCCGTGAAGCTGTGGTCCCAGCCTTGGCTCCAAAGCACAGCTGTCCTCATGGAGGCTGGGGTGGCAGCTCACCTGCAGCGGCATCTGCTACCCACTCCTTCTCCCAGCCAGCCCTGGGGCAGGCCAGGGGCTTGCTGCTTCCACCTCTCTGGGGCAGCCGACCCTCTTTGAAGCCTGCACCCCTGGGACCCCCAAGTTCACTCCTGCCTGGCTCCTTTCCTAATCCTCATTGGAGTCTGGGGCTTCTGGCACCTAGGAGAGCATCCTGGGTACCACCTCTGCCATCTGCTAGAGCCTGTCTTCTGCTCAAACAGCCCAACTGGCTCCTAGTTGACTTTGAAGGTGGCTGAACAGATACCCCTCTGCCTCTCACACTCAGGCTCAAAAGCCAGGACCTCACAGTTACATTCACAAGACCCTGAGTTTACTCCAACACATGGGATTCCACAGGGAATGGTCTGATACACCTCGGGATCATGTAGATGTTCCCCACACTTCCATGGCAATGATTACTGCTGACCCACCAAGAGGAGACTTGCCCTGGGGCTGCATCAAGTCCTGCAGGCTGCACCTGAAGCACCTTGGAAGGGGATGCTGCCATGGGACTTCCAGATAAAGATATACACATGAGGTCATCAAGACCAGGGCCTAACCCACTCTCAGTGAGGGGACAGGCAGGACATATCCCAAGGCCAGATTCCGGGGGAGAGGGGGCACTGTGagcagatggggtggggggactcaGGACTGGGCCCCATGAGGAGGATGCCCCCAACCCCAACAGGGAACGTTGGCATTTGGCTGCTGCCCTCCTGATGGAGACTGAGCACAGCCCTGAGGGGGCTGACAGTGCAGCTcatggtgggtgggggcagggtgtgggCCTCTGTGGGGGGTGGGTGGAATTCCTGCAGCCAGCTTCCTGTGGGGCAGCCTCTCTCAAGGTTCATAGGTGCAGGACTTTAGTCTCTTGGAGAGGAACCACACTCAGAGTGGTCTGTGTCTGTGTGATGTCCTGGCTTGAGGATTAACCACCTGGAGCCTGTGTCCCTTCAAAACAAATGGTCCTGACAAAAATGCTTCTGCTTAAAATTCACTGGTCACAGGTAATCACATCACCCTTCCTAAGTGAAGAGGCCTGGAAGGGTCATGTTCTCATGTGTGCAGggagagaataaaacaaaaggtGGCTGAACACCTAACATCTCTTCATAGTGCCAAGCAAATGCTCAATAAAGAGCAGCAGTTAGAATTTATAATGACAAAATCTCCTTTGTTTTGGGGAGGAGAGTCTGAGTAGGTCACATGGGTCTTGAAATTCTCCACCTTTTCCAAGTGTCCACTGACTATGTAGCAGCTGCCACATATGTGGCCAGAATCACATCTCCTGTTCCCAtgttctctggcactcagcagGGAGAGCTGCCCCTTCAGCCCCCTGCACCCTTCTGCACCCCCCACCACAGTGATCTCACCACCTCCTTAGGCCCGGAAGTCGCTCCTGCCTTTTGATGCCAGGCACAGCATTAACCTGTGAGTCCTCTGCTGCCTCCACACTTCTCAACCTGCCTGAACCCAGGGACGCTGGCAGATGTTACATCTTTACTGGTGAGTACTTATTTCTAGTGTTATTCAGATCACAGactctgtccctctctcctctggaaatttttttttgttttcaagacaCCTCAGAAAATCAACAGCTCAATAAGAAACAGAATAGACTcagcctcctccccctccccagtctCCTGCTACACCCTTGAGGAAACCTTGCCCCAGGAAGCTCTGAATGAGATGGTGGCTAACCTGATGAAGTTTCTGCTCCTTAAGTGTCAGGCCAAAGAGCTGACCTCCCAGGtggaaatgctgaagaaggtgcTCAGGGATAACCAGGAACACTTCCCAGTGGTGTTCAGCCAAGGCTCAGAGTGCCTGCAGCTGGACTGTGGCATTGAGGTGAAGGAGGTAGACCCCAGCATGGTCCCCACCCTGGGAATCACCTGCTATGCAATGCTGAGCAGTGGGCAGGGCCTGCCCAAGGCCAGCCTTGCAGTGCTGGTCCTCAGCCTGATCATGTGGAATGGAGACCACACCCCTGAGGAGGTTTGGGGAGCACTCAGCAGGATGGGAGTGTGTGTTGAGAGTGAGCACTGCGTCTTTGGGGAGCCCAGGACGCTTCTGACCCATGTGTGGGTGCAGCAGGGGTACATGGAGTACCAGCAGGTGCTTTACAGCCACCCTGCCTGCTATGAGTTTCTGTGGGGTACTCGGGCCTATGCAGAGAACAGCAAGTGGCAAGTCATGGCATTTCTGCTCAGGTTCAAATGTAAGGCTTTGAGGGCCTTCCCAATGCAGTCTGTAGAGGCTGCAAGGGAGGAGTATGAGGCAGCCTGAGCCAGAGCACCAGCCAGGCTGATCCTTCCCTCTGTGATTGAAGAGGGAGCAGTCAGCCTTCTCAGAAGTGATGGCCCGAGCCAGTTGGGGAAACTGGTATATAACATCTTTGGGTTCCTGTTCTCTACGATGACTTGGAGATTCATCACTGTTCTCCTtagaaaaaatttcaaactttCATTGTTTCCACAGAAGGCTAAATAAACTTCAGTGTCTTAGCTTTGTGAATGATGCTGACCACAGTGTGTTTGTACTTACTCAGTTCAAGAACAAGAGTTTTGCTGTTTCATAAAAGAGATTGGAAACTCTTCCATTGTGTTTGTGGTTCTGAACAGGATGCAGTGGAATTGGAATTAGAACTGTTTTGGAAAAGTGAGCTTACTTAGCAGTAATATTGAGGGGGAAGAATTAGATGATAAAAGTAATTGTAGTGATTCCATGCTTCTGTCCTTCTTGTGTGTCATTTTCAAAAACTAAATTATCTCTTTTTCATTTGGATTTGCCTGGGTTATTTCAGGAAGTAGCAGATAATTAATTGAGGCCCCTGCTCAATGGCTCACATATTCCAAAGACCTTTATGGAACCTCTGCTCTGTGAAAAGCCGTATTAGCAGTAGGGGCACTAGGATAAGCTGGACACTGCCACACATAGAGCAATGGTCTAGGAGCTGCAGTCACACAAGGAAGGTGGAAAGACGTCCCATAGTCCCACTGAACAAGGCAACACAGGAGCTCCAGGATGGGGCTCCAGGAGGAACACTGGAGTGTCAGTGCCTGAGCCAGAGCAGTTTGGGACTTTGACAAGCTAGGTTCCTTCTGTGGGATAAGATTTTGATGAGCCTGGGTGGTTGAAGCCCTCAGACTTTCAGACAGTGTGTCTTGGGGGTGACGGGAAATTCTGAAATGGATCATCGCTGTGAGGTGTCTTTTGCATCTTGGATAAAGCCTAGAGAGATCTCTTTCTTGGGCATGAAGGAAGAGGTCCTGGCTCTTGTTGCATTGCTGTTGATCGCAGGGGCAAAACAGGTGTTTTCATACCCCATATCTGCTAGGAATCCTGCAGAACTTGGTCACACTCCCTTGAAGTGGTGCCCAAGAAATGCAT from Bubalus bubalis isolate 160015118507 breed Murrah chromosome X, NDDB_SH_1, whole genome shotgun sequence encodes the following:
- the LOC123465376 gene encoding melanoma-associated antigen 10-like — protein: MAINTNRCNDASTFLQTSVGEVPDTYTANKDKQTFLARGFISKEPANYVANQSTHTFNGKTFGEYVEVAQKDYQMSKGYYPKQRDCRCWRGSGVTPYNSIKKNRMFVVLCAELAVIDDPHLHLPIGGYRGTPQKINSSIRNRIDSASSPSPVSCYTLEETLPQEALNEMVANLMKFLLLKCQAKELTSQVEMLKKVLRDNQEHFPVVFSQGSECLQLDCGIEVKEVDPSMVPTLGITCYAMLSSGQGLPKASLAVLVLSLIMWNGDHTPEEVWGALSRMGVCVESEHCVFGEPRTLLTHVWVQQGYMEYQQVLYSHPACYEFLWGTRAYAENSKWQVMAFLLRFKCKALRAFPMQSVEAAREEYEAA